A DNA window from Chryseobacterium sp. MEBOG06 contains the following coding sequences:
- a CDS encoding UDP-2,3-diacylglucosamine diphosphatase → MLKTTINLEPGKKVYFASDQHFGAPTPGESRVREEKFIRWMNDIKEDAQVLFLMGDLFDFWHEWKHVVPKGYVRVLGKIAELKDRGIHIYFFVGNHDLWMKDYLEEEIGCTVFYQKQYFEMGGKQFLLAHGDGLGPGDKGYKRMKKLFTNPVAQWFFKWLHPDIAMKVALYLSQKNKMISGEEDKAFLGEDKEFLIIYSKEKLKTEKIDYFIYGHRHLPMVLDLEHNAKYINLGDWISYYTYGVFEKDFELKTFEK, encoded by the coding sequence GTGTTAAAAACGACAATCAATTTAGAACCTGGAAAAAAAGTATACTTTGCTTCAGATCAGCATTTTGGCGCTCCCACTCCAGGTGAGAGCAGGGTGCGTGAAGAAAAATTTATACGCTGGATGAATGACATTAAAGAAGATGCGCAGGTTTTATTTTTAATGGGAGATCTTTTTGATTTTTGGCATGAATGGAAGCATGTTGTTCCCAAAGGATACGTACGTGTTCTCGGGAAAATAGCAGAACTTAAAGACAGAGGAATTCATATTTATTTCTTTGTGGGAAACCATGATCTCTGGATGAAAGATTATCTGGAAGAGGAAATCGGATGTACGGTTTTCTATCAGAAACAATATTTCGAAATGGGCGGGAAGCAGTTTTTGCTGGCCCACGGAGACGGATTGGGCCCTGGAGACAAAGGCTATAAGAGAATGAAGAAACTCTTCACAAATCCCGTGGCACAATGGTTCTTTAAATGGCTTCATCCTGATATTGCGATGAAAGTTGCATTATACCTTTCCCAAAAGAATAAAATGATTTCAGGAGAAGAGGATAAAGCTTTTCTAGGTGAAGACAAAGAGTTTCTGATCATTTATTCTAAAGAGAAACTGAAAACTGAGAAAATTGATTATTTCATTTATGGACACAGGCACCTTCCTATGGTACTGGATCTGGAACACAATGCAAAATATATCAATCTCGGAGACTGGATTTCTTACTATACTTATGGTGTTTTTGAAAAAGATTTTGAACTGAAGACTTTTGAAAAATAA
- a CDS encoding 6-pyruvoyl trahydropterin synthase family protein → MIRITKIFTFETAHVLYNYDGKCKNMHGHSYKLFVTVKGKPINDIENPKNGMVVDFGDIKSIVKSEIVDVWDHSVLVNALSPHKELGDDLEQKGHKVIYCSFQPTCENMLYAIASKVKSRLPEGISLAYLKLHETENSYGEWFAEDN, encoded by the coding sequence ATGATACGTATTACAAAAATTTTTACATTCGAAACGGCTCATGTACTTTACAACTACGATGGGAAGTGTAAAAATATGCATGGACATTCTTACAAGCTGTTTGTAACAGTAAAAGGAAAACCGATTAATGATATTGAAAATCCAAAAAACGGGATGGTTGTTGATTTCGGAGATATCAAAAGTATCGTAAAATCTGAAATCGTTGATGTATGGGATCATTCGGTTCTTGTTAATGCATTGTCTCCACACAAAGAGCTGGGGGATGATCTTGAACAGAAAGGGCATAAAGTAATCTACTGCAGTTTTCAGCCCACCTGCGAAAATATGCTGTATGCTATTGCTTCAAAAGTAAAATCGAGACTTCCGGAGGGAATTTCTTTAGCCTATCTTAAACTCCACGAGACAGAAAACTCTTATGGTGAATGGTTCGCAGAAGATAATTAA
- a CDS encoding serine hydrolase codes for MRQSLLITLFLNLFLVVYSQEKKQSKAIDEYVRKIIQMNEIPGIAVGVIKNNKIVFEQYYGTETLEDPKKVNSNSMFRVYSTTKLITNTGVFKLIEEGKIALEDKLPKYLDHLPAEWQNVQVANLLTHSSGLPDWVNFSDISVNATNAEVIERLSKEKMEFETGNEFRYNQTNYLLLAMIIEKVTGKTYENFITETQFPNAKNRMIFSSNSIEKIPNRIVKYIYNTDTKQYEKSKFIDGSRAHSANGLAITLPAFLQWSRHLDKNEFLKEETKRMMWKPFDFNNGKDVFGYGWEISEFNNIKSYGFSGGNVSAYRIYPDDDMAIVVMFNGYKNNSVHNRLINYIAGLMDKRLMNPYLLAEYAISTQYFAHPNVQKKIYGYRIENDKVIFNYQHPENMNGELIKNMSIAGAFNDWNTEDQSYQMVSKGNNTYELVVPKSQFEKGKTYAFKLIINKDGWLSAPYTALNNDGTDDNNLTLKIN; via the coding sequence ATGAGACAGTCTCTTTTAATCACATTATTTTTGAACCTTTTCCTTGTCGTTTATAGTCAGGAAAAAAAGCAGTCAAAAGCTATTGATGAATACGTAAGAAAAATTATTCAAATGAATGAGATCCCTGGTATCGCTGTAGGCGTTATTAAAAATAATAAAATTGTTTTTGAGCAGTATTATGGGACTGAAACTTTGGAAGATCCTAAAAAGGTAAATTCAAATTCCATGTTCAGGGTATATTCTACCACAAAATTAATAACAAATACTGGTGTTTTCAAACTAATTGAAGAAGGAAAAATAGCCCTGGAAGATAAGCTCCCAAAATACCTGGATCATTTACCGGCAGAATGGCAAAACGTACAGGTTGCAAATCTTCTGACCCACTCTTCAGGACTTCCGGATTGGGTGAATTTTAGTGATATTTCGGTAAATGCAACCAATGCAGAAGTCATTGAACGTCTTTCAAAAGAAAAAATGGAGTTTGAAACTGGAAATGAGTTTAGGTATAATCAGACAAACTATCTGTTACTTGCTATGATTATAGAAAAAGTAACAGGAAAAACCTACGAAAATTTCATTACAGAAACCCAATTTCCGAACGCTAAGAATCGAATGATATTTTCATCTAATTCTATTGAGAAAATTCCCAACAGGATTGTAAAATATATCTACAATACAGATACAAAGCAATATGAAAAATCTAAATTCATAGATGGCTCGAGAGCTCATTCTGCAAATGGGCTAGCTATTACCCTTCCTGCTTTTTTACAGTGGAGCCGTCATTTGGATAAGAATGAATTCCTCAAAGAAGAAACAAAAAGAATGATGTGGAAACCTTTTGATTTCAATAATGGAAAGGATGTTTTTGGTTATGGCTGGGAAATTTCTGAATTCAATAACATAAAATCTTATGGCTTTTCCGGTGGAAATGTGAGCGCATACAGAATTTATCCGGATGATGATATGGCCATTGTAGTAATGTTTAATGGTTATAAAAATAATTCTGTTCACAACCGGCTTATTAATTACATTGCCGGATTAATGGATAAAAGATTGATGAACCCTTATTTGCTTGCAGAATATGCCATCAGCACTCAATATTTCGCTCATCCCAATGTGCAAAAGAAAATCTACGGTTACAGAATAGAAAATGATAAAGTGATTTTTAATTACCAACATCCGGAGAATATGAATGGAGAGTTGATTAAAAATATGTCAATAGCAGGGGCTTTTAATGATTGGAATACTGAGGATCAATCTTATCAGATGGTTTCAAAAGGGAATAATACCTATGAGCTGGTAGTTCCAAAATCACAGTTTGAAAAAGGAAAAACTTATGCCTTTAAATTGATAATTAATAAAGACGGCTGGCTTTCTGCTCCTTACACTGCTTTGAACAATGATGGGACCGATGATAATAACCTAACTTTGAAAATCAATTAA
- a CDS encoding DUF6624 domain-containing protein, with amino-acid sequence MKKILLLGIGLAFISCATHKKISDSEREKLISELDYIRDIDQKYARIPPAEMISKYGTKVAWKIFETKRDSVGKDNQSKIKKMFSQYGYLGINQVGKENTSKFWIPIQHADNDVEFQKKILRVLKKESEKNNAPKNEYAMLEDRVAINTNQKQRFGSQVIYNEEGQAIPKNGLTDSANVDKLRKEYGLPAFKEYYNQMTTMHFEMNKNNFLEKGITGPKLYK; translated from the coding sequence ATGAAAAAAATACTCTTATTAGGTATAGGCCTTGCCTTTATCAGCTGTGCTACCCATAAAAAAATATCAGATTCAGAACGAGAAAAATTAATCTCTGAATTGGATTACATAAGGGATATCGATCAGAAATATGCAAGAATACCTCCTGCGGAAATGATCAGTAAATATGGAACCAAAGTGGCCTGGAAAATATTTGAAACGAAAAGAGACAGCGTAGGAAAAGACAATCAGAGTAAAATAAAAAAAATGTTTTCTCAATATGGCTATCTGGGAATTAACCAGGTGGGAAAAGAAAATACCTCTAAATTCTGGATTCCCATTCAGCATGCTGATAATGATGTGGAATTTCAAAAGAAGATACTTAGAGTTTTAAAAAAGGAGTCAGAAAAAAATAATGCTCCCAAAAATGAATATGCAATGCTGGAAGACAGAGTAGCTATCAATACAAATCAAAAACAAAGATTTGGATCCCAGGTGATATATAACGAAGAAGGACAGGCAATTCCTAAAAACGGATTGACAGACAGTGCTAATGTTGACAAATTACGTAAAGAATACGGACTCCCTGCATTTAAAGAATACTATAATCAGATGACCACAATGCATTTTGAAATGAATAAAAATAATTTTCTTGAAAAAGGAATTACTGGTCCGAAGCTTTATAAATAA